Below is a genomic region from Prolixibacteraceae bacterium.
GTAGTGACGTTCCTTCTTCGAAGGTTTTTAGTTTGTCATCTCTTACTAATTCAGGCAATGCCATACTACTATTGTCCATTAATGATGTAATTAATATCCTTTTTGATAGGAGAGACAAAGAATTGTAATCTTTAGTGCCATTGGATACTTTGGATATATAATCATCTAATGTTTGATTATAAGGAAAGAAGGTATTAATAAAATAAGAGTGCGCTTCTCCAAAATTATTTCCGACGCTCTCTTTGCTAATGGTATATGAAGATGCGGGACCTAAGTATGTTTCAATGGTGAAGATACTGTCCCCTTTAGCCCTGCGATCTAAATTTGATAGTTTGCTGTTGTATATATAAATAGAGAATGAGGCTAGCGTTTCATATATATGAGATAGTTCAGGTGTTTTTTTTATATGTTGTAAAATGTTATCTCGTGGTTCAGCAACTTCAGAAATAAAATAGATGTAGCCATTATCTGCAGGAATTTCTGCTTCTGTAATTTCTGCACCAGAGTAGTAATATACTTTTTCTCGGTCATTTATCTCGGTTGTATAGGACTGATCAAAGAGCTTATTGATATTATAAGTCCAGTCCATGACATTATTGTTGTCAAAAATTTCTTTGTAAAATACGGGAGCCCATTTACTGTCAAGGTAGATGAGTCTATTATGTTGATCTTCATTGTTGTATAGATTGAATAGTTCATTTTCACAGTATGTTGGTAGCTTATAAACAGGAACTCCTTCAAAAAGGTTGCGTAGTCTCGAAAGATTATAGCTGTTTTTTACTAGATGATAAGTAACCAATTGTGTTCCTTTTAACTGTCCATCCTCACTTTGGAAATACTCCTCAATAGAGCTAACCCCCTTCTTTTCCAAAAAACGTTTCATAGCTTCATCATTTGGTACAAATGCAGTCATAAAGCCACGACCGTATAGCATGTTTTTGTATCCAGCCATTTCTGCGGCTTTCAAGAATATGGAGTAGTCACCTCTGTCCTGAAGAACAGTTCCGATATTTCCAGTTAAATAGGATGGACGATCGAAGCGATCATCAAATTCTCTCTCACACGAGATGAGTATAAGAGCTATTAACATAGATAGAAAATACTTCATAGATTAGTTGTTTAAGTTAGTATACAATCCATTATAGATTGGTATATCTTGTTTTATTAGTTAAATAAGTACCAGATCATTATTTTGGGATATTAGCATCGATGTAATATTTATGTTATAAATAACAAGTTATATGTCAGCTGTTTAATAATATCGGCGTGGTTTGAACCTAACTTAAAAGTAGAGTTACTATGTAAGATATGTGTTTGATTCTATACGGAAAATTCACATCTTTCTAAAATTGTCTAGAGTTGGATAAATCTGTACAGTCCTTAAAGTCACTTTATATTATCAAGTGAAACATCATTTTTTGTTATAAGCGCCGTAGACTATCACTTAATAGTTCGGATCAATTTCTGATTGATGAAGTATTCGTTCCTTTGATAATAAAAGAGAGAGTCGATGAATATATACCATAACACAATAAGTTCAATATAATGTTGGATATATTCGAACGAACAACTACATGTTAGATTTGTTTTCTGAAATGATTATATCAGATATTGTTGTCGGTTGAGAGATATGAATATGAGAATGCCTTTGAGTTAACTGGGCTAATTCTGATGTTATATTATTGTATATAACTTTTGATTGTTTTTGAGCCTGTCTGTTTAATTTCCCAAACTCTTCTTCTGAAAAAGAGCTAATTGCCGACCGAAGCCATCGTCCTAATGAAGTTCCTATAGGAATTGTTGAGGTTTTTATAGGCTTGGTTCGATATGACTTCTCTAGTAAATTGTTTTTTATTGATTTAATTAATAGTGGTTTGTGAAATATGATAACCACCCTTTTATTCGGATTGTGTAAACACCAACGATCCACTTTTTCTTCAAAACTCAGTGTGTCATATTGCCATCCATACATCTTTAATTTTATGCATATATGCGATTGCAAGGTAGCAACAGATGTTACTTGTTGTAAATGGAGGACCTTTTGTCTCATTTGAAATTAAAGTGGATAATAAATACTTATGATAATAGATGAATATAGAAATTATTCTGTTCAATAGAGTAAGAATACAGTAAAAAGTGTTATGGTAAAATTATTGGGCTATAATATCAAAGTCTAAATGTTTAGATCTCCTCTTTTAATCAGATTGCTTTTAGATTGAGGTCTGGAATAGCAACTAAAAAGGTTACAATTTTTAAGCTATACTTTTCAAGTTTATATTTCTTAATTCCATCTCCTTCTCAACTGGAGTCTTATAGTCCAAAGCTGAATGCACCCTATCATTGTTATACCAATAGATATATTGATTAATCGTTTAACGTAGCTGTCTCATATTGTCAGATTTAATATGATTTAAGCATTCATATTTGATCGATTTAAAGAAACTTTCTGCTACAGCATTGTCCCAACAGTTACCCTTTCGACTCATGCTCTGCTTTGCATCACAGTGCTTTGCCTTGAGTCTGTTGTTGCTTTAAAATTCTTTTTTAAGATACTTTTTAATTCCATTCTATTCATAAGACGTGCGACATAACTCCTTGACAAATAGATGCCAGAACGTCTCAATACTATGCAAATTCGACAACTTCCATACCTGCCTTTGCTTTGATCATAAATCCTTTGTATTTCTTCTTTTATGGTCAATGTCCTTTGAATAGATGGATGCTTTGAACTAGAATCTTTATTCATCCACTGATAAAAAGACTTCCTACTAATACGAAGAAGTTCACACATTTTCCCAACTGAATAGAAACCTCGATGATCCCTTATAAACAAATACTTATTCAGTCTTTCTTGGAGAAAATGCTCACCGCTTTTTTTAAGATATCACGCTCTAATTCTGCATTTTTTAATGCCTTCTTTAGACGTTTTATCTCTTGCTCTTCTGCAGTAAGCGTTTTTTTTCCTTCTAAACCTTCAATACTAGCGGCTTTCTTTAACCAGCTTCTAAGCGTTATAGGACTTACCTTATAATCTTTCGCTACTTTGGTAACGCTTTGACCTGATCGCACTAAGGATACAACCATCTCTTTAAATTCAATATCATATTTCATAACTCTGCTAAGTTAAGAAAAGCATAGTTTTTTTTTGTTACCTCAAAAGTAGACATTCCAAAACCATTATCATACATGCCTGTATTAACCATGTAAACTATAGTGTCGGGAGAGAATAAAGCAATGGAATAAATATAAACCTTCAAATCTTTTACATTTACCTTAATTACACGATATTTGCCAAAACTAAATGAATTTGGAATTTTATGAAAGCATAATGAACACGTAAGTACTTCGATGTAATTACTTACAATAAACCAATAATAGCAGAATGATGAATATTGCGACTATCTTTGGAGGAATCATACTTTTGATCCTATCCATTGTAAAGTATAAAATTAGAAATCGTAAAGCCGTAACCAGACAGGAAGAAGTAGTAGAACTAAAAGAGATGTTTGATTTCCTTAAACAACAGTATGATCTTTTAACTCCTGCAATGTATTCAGCGCATTTAGAAAAGATAGACTCCTCTTCTCAAAGAAGGATTCTAACTCAATTGACTCCCGATGATCCAATATTGCTTATTTATGAGTGTTTAGAGAACACAAAAGAGACTGATAGTTCTATAGTGTGTCTAACGACTAGAGGAGAAGTACTAGGTTATCTTCGCAAAGATAATGAGTCGTTAAATCACTTAGCTGAACGTATTAAGAATAGAGAAATACTGCTTTATGCTACTTTCTTTAAGTTTGATAATGAAAAAGATGATGCGATTGTCAATTTTGCTTTGATAGAAACGCCTAAAGTGTAGCCTTAAAATAACTTGTCAAAGAGTAGTATATAATGATATGATTGCTCTTTAACTTTATTTTGTCATTCTTTTCTGAAACCGTTATTACTCTAGAGTTATATATCCACCTCGTTCTGAATTATAGAAGTCGGTAGCCTGTCCCAAAATAGCCTGTTTTAAAGGTTCTGGGATTTCATTTGAAGGATAACCCACTTCATATGTTATTCGTAGCTTAGAGGGTGTATTTGAAGGCAAAGAGGCAAACTTCAAGATAAAACCGTTATACTTACATGTAAGATCGTAAATCACAGAGAACGTTTCCCATTCTTGATTCTCTGGTTTGATTGCCTTCACTCCTTGAATACAAACCAATGGAGCAATAGGGAAATAGAAAGTATTCCCTTTCTCTAAGTCAATTTCTTGAATTATTCTCTTTATGTTGAATATGACCATTAATCATATTCTCAATGGCCTCAACAGCCGTTCCCAAAAACGTCTCCAGCAATAGATCATCTTCTGTATAATCTTCCTCAACATTTAATTGTCGCTTTAATTCGGATAGTGTTACCCCTCTTTCCCCAATAAATTGCGTGTGCTTTCCTGTAAAAACTTGGCTCTTTCCGAGATTTAGTGGGTAACCATATGGCGTTGCAACCTAATCATCAATACAACGCTATATTCTCCAATCAAATTACGATAAACAGACCATCATTTATTGTAGGTGTAATTTTTTTGACCCCGTAGCGATAATATTTACATCAAAAACAACATGACCACATATCGTGATGGTTTCATAACGCTTTGGCATCTCCAAACTGATAGCATGACAATAGAATATTCATCTATTTAACATTTTTGATGAAGGAACTATCAATGAAGTATCCTTGAAGTATCAACAAACTACGAAGGAAACCCTATCTAAAATGTCGGTTATTTCTTAAAGTAGAAGCACTTTTCCGATCCTAGTTATCATAAGAACCGTAAACTACCTTAATGGGGTAATTCATGGTCTTTATGCCCCCCTTAGGAACACGCAGCTTCTGCTCGTCAACAGAATCTATTACAATCTCACTCCTGTATTCTCAATGCCACATATCGCCTTCACCAAAACAGCTAACATAGAGGAGTTTAGGTACCTATGAAATCAGTGCTATGATTGGATAACATATTCAAGATTGAAGAAGATAACGAATCATTCAAATATTATCCTAAAGGATACAACCTGCGAGATGATGATATCTTAGATAAATAGAGATTCATAAAGAACTCTTTAAAGCCAGCTTCTCCTGAATAACATGCTACTATCCCCTGCTTTTTCTTGGATATCATTCCAAGTACACTCGAAATTCTCTCACCCAAAATGGGAAATCGATGAATGAACTTCGAGTGAACTTTGAATGAACTTCGAGCCATCTCAGGAGAAAGGCAGGAGCAAGTAGCTTGTTGCTCAGAGCAAGGTGAGTTTCCATTATTGAGTAACATGCCGGTACATATGGTTGCAAAACTTATTGGTATAATATGATATGATGATCAATTATGGACCTAAGTGTGTTGAAAAGGCAGGGGCAACGGAAGATTATCAATGAGGTAGTAGATCGCCTAAGACGTGAAGAGTCCAAAGACGAAGGATGTCTTAAAGGGCATTGATACTTATTCTTGAAAAACAAGAATAACTTTACACAAAAACAGCAATAGGATCTTAAGTGTCTTACGATATCAAATAGTAAGCTGAGAAGCTTT
It encodes:
- a CDS encoding fasciclin domain-containing protein, which gives rise to MKYFLSMLIALILISCEREFDDRFDRPSYLTGNIGTVLQDRGDYSIFLKAAEMAGYKNMLYGRGFMTAFVPNDEAMKRFLEKKGVSSIEEYFQSEDGQLKGTQLVTYHLVKNSYNLSRLRNLFEGVPVYKLPTYCENELFNLYNNEDQHNRLIYLDSKWAPVFYKEIFDNNNVMDWTYNINKLFDQSYTTEINDREKVYYYSGAEITEAEIPADNGYIYFISEVAEPRDNILQHIKKTPELSHIYETLASFSIYIYNSKLSNLDRRAKGDSIFTIETYLGPASSYTISKESVGNNFGEAHSYFINTFFPYNQTLDDYISKVSNGTKDYNSLSLLSKRILITSLMDNSSMALPELVRDDKLKTFEEGTSLHIPIDQVDIKMCTNGFFYGMKQCPDINFLNCSFSKIFLDENYYSFMACLDLSRELPSILSSSSKGVTFIPNNEAMKDAFAIEKGYEEILIDDKIYGFNSKGESIAMSSSSVRGQVLHHFSNQEVDVETTMTKAYTTLEPFSIIYVQDGKIWAGGNETKISIDIDSEGEGYDGKSYTIEGLIKAPTKNFLKYLKDTPSCSEFLKLVKLIPEKLSPKGTLGDMFFIPTNEAIKTALANGQIPSNIYDIEREKFLDPRKRIILLSEDQNKLLNWLSQFIVKSDLSYKSQFIFPSDGTLHQFFTYSQEIDSETGNTNMRRITIDAQNHISIDLEGKRANVVTDIPTSIKDCALYRIDNTLTDLKL
- a CDS encoding IS3 family transposase — its product is MNQYIYWYNNDRVHSALDYKTPVEKEMELRNINLKSIA
- a CDS encoding integrase core domain-containing protein — its product is MSRKGNCWDNAVAESFFKSIKYECLNHIKSDNMRQLR
- a CDS encoding IS3 family transposase — protein: MCELLRISRKSFYQWMNKDSSSKHPSIQRTLTIKEEIQRIYDQSKGRYGSCRICIVLRRSGIYLSRSYVARLMNRMELKSILKKNFKATTDSRQSTVMQSRA
- a CDS encoding transposase, translating into MKYDIEFKEMVVSLVRSGQSVTKVAKDYKVSPITLRSWLKKAASIEGLEGKKTLTAEEQEIKRLKKALKNAELERDILKKAVSIFSKKD
- a CDS encoding head-tail connector protein produces the protein MGERGVTLSELKRQLNVEEDYTEDDLLLETFLGTAVEAIENMINGHIQHKENNSRN